From a region of the Pseudoxanthomonas sp. X-1 genome:
- a CDS encoding XRE family transcriptional regulator, with product MSVLEHVAGNLRRLRQQAGLSQQALAEAAQVSRRMLVAIESGDANVSLNTLDRLAASLGVQFADLLKSAAIDDPTRVDALAWRGRDPASRGVMLSSVPAGHQVELWQWTLMPGERYASQADPAGWRELLLVIEGTLTLESVHGLRQFAAGEHLVFASDAGDYAYRNDGDAPLRLVRNVVY from the coding sequence ATGAGCGTGCTCGAACATGTGGCCGGCAATCTGCGCCGACTGCGCCAGCAGGCCGGCCTGAGCCAGCAGGCCCTGGCCGAGGCCGCCCAGGTCAGCCGGCGCATGCTGGTGGCGATCGAATCGGGCGATGCCAACGTCAGCCTCAACACCCTGGACCGCTTGGCCGCGTCGCTGGGGGTGCAGTTCGCCGACCTGCTCAAATCCGCGGCGATCGACGACCCGACGCGTGTGGATGCGCTGGCCTGGCGCGGACGCGACCCCGCCTCGCGCGGCGTGATGCTGTCCAGCGTGCCGGCGGGCCATCAGGTCGAACTGTGGCAATGGACGCTGATGCCGGGCGAGCGCTATGCCTCGCAGGCCGATCCGGCCGGCTGGCGCGAGCTGCTGCTGGTGATCGAAGGCACGCTGACGCTGGAGAGCGTCCACGGCCTGCGCCAGTTCGCCGCTGGCGAACACCTGGTGTTCGCCAGCGATGCCGGCGACTACGCCTACCGCAACGACG